AAGTGTTCGCTCACGGTACCAGCAATCCGTGGGGAGTCGACTTCAACGAAAAAGGCGACGCATTCATCACGGCCTGCGTGATTCCTCATCTGTGGCACATCATTCCGGGAGGCCGCTATCAGCGGCAGGGCGGCCAGCATTTCAACAAGTACACCTACGACGACATCAAGACGATCGCCGACCACGCTCACTACACCGGCAACATCCGCGATCACGCATGGTGGGGCCATGAACCCGGCATCAACGCCTCCGTCGACGCAGCCGGCGGCGGGCATGCTCACTGCGGAGCGATGATTTACCTCGGCGACAACTGGCCGGAGGAATACCGCGGCAAGCTGTACTTCAACAACATCCACGGCAACCGAGTCAACTGCGACATTCTGGAACCAAATGGCTCCGGCTATGTCGGGCGTCACGACAAGGATTTCCTGAAGGCGAATGACCGCTGGTTCCGCGGCATCAACCTGAAGTACGCGCCGGACGGTTCGGTGTACCTGATCGACTGGTACGACAAGAACGCGTGCCACCGCACCAACCCGGAAATCTGGGACCGCACGAACGGTCGCATCTACCGCATCGTCTACGGTGACCGAAAACCGGAACGCGTGAATCTCGGTGCGATGAGCCGCGCCGAACTGGTGGAATTGCAGCTACACGACAATGAGTGGTTTGTCCGAATGTCGCGCAGGCTGTTGCAGGAACGAGGGTTGCCAGAAACAGAAGCCGAAGCACATCGCGAACTAACAGTGCCACTTTCCGATTTCATTGGCCGTAGTCATGTGACAGAAGGCGCAATTGATGAGATCCCGCTCCACCCAAAGTATGGTCGAAACGTGTATCGGTTCTTCTGGCTGATTAACGTGCTGTACGAGGGACGTCTCGATGTAGCCGCCCGAGAGCGGCTAGACATAGAACAGCTCAAACTGGTGCACGGCTTGAATGACGCGTCAAAGGACACCGAGTTCACGGCACTGCTCGCGTGGCTTGCAACGGAAACGCGACCAGACACCGATCAAACGATTGAAATGGTGACACGTCTTGCAGGAAGCAGCATTGCTCGCACCCGACTTGTCGCGGCATCAGCCCTGCAGAAAATTCCTGTTCATCTCCGCTGGAAGATTGCCGAAGCGGCTGCTCGCTCACGCCGAAGACGCCGATGACCACAACCTGCCGCTGATGTATTGGTACGCCATCGAACCGCTGGTTCCCGCCGACCCGCCGCGGGCGATGGAGCTGGCTCAGAAGTCGAAAATTCCGCTCGTCACTCGCTACATCATTCGCCGAGCGTCCGAGTCCGACGCTACGATCTCGCCGGTTGTCGAGCTTCTCGGCAAGACACCAACCCCCGACATGCAGCAGCTTGTCATGGACGAAATGCTGGCCTCGTTTGAAGGCCGAGTCGGAATTCCGATGCCTCAGGCATGGAACACGGCCTACGACAAACTGGCGAAGAGCGACCAGCAGACCATTCGCGACAAAGCCGATCAACTGGCCATTCTGTTCGGCGATCAGCGAGTCTTCCCGCGCATGCGCGATCTGCTGGCCGATTCGTCGCAGGATGTTGAACGGCGTCAGCAGGCTCTGAACGTGCTGGTGCGAGGCCAGGACAAGGCGTCGGCTTCCGTCTTGCTGTCCGATGCCGTTCTGAACAACGAAACGCTGCGATCGTCCGCCGTGAAGGCACTCAGTACGCTCGGCAATGAACGCGTTTCAGAAACGCTGCTGAATCGTTATTCCGACTTCGACGAAGAAACACGCAAAGACGTCATCAGCACGCTGGTTTCTCGGCCGGCGTGGACCACGGATTTGCTGAACGCGATCGGAACCGGCCATGTTCCGTCAGCGGACCTGCACGCGTATCACGTGCGGCAGATCCTGTCGTTCAACAATTCCGGCATCAACGACCTGCTGAAACAGCACTGGGGCGAAATCCGTGAATCCAGCGCTGATCGGCAGCAGTTGATCGCGGACTGGACTGCAAAGCTGACTCCCGACGTGATTCAGAGTGCTCACCTTGGCAACGGCCGGCGGCTGTTCAACAAAACCTGTCAGAACTGTCACCGGCTGTTCGGCGAAGGAGGCGAAATCGGCCCGGACATCACTGGTTCCAACCGAGCCAACCTGGACTACATTCTGCACAACGTTCTGGACCCCAGTGCCGTCATCGGCCGCGACTACCGCATGACCGTGCTGGTTCTGGACGACGGTCGAGTCGTCAGCGGCCTGGTCAAACAGGAATCCGACAGCGCCGTCACGATCCAGACGATCAACGACAAAGTGGTCGTGCCGCTGAAGGATATCGAAGAAAAATTCCTGTCCGACGTGTCGATGATGCCCGATCGCCAGCTTGACGCGATGACGTTTGCGGAAGCTCGCGACCTGATCGCGTACCTGGGCAGCGAGACGCAAGTCGCCATGTCCGGCCCGCCGTCACCAATCGAAAAAGCAACGGGCAAAGTTCCCGGAGCGATCGAAGGCGAAGGCATGAAGATCATCGAAAAGACTGCCGGCAGCGCTGCCAGCCAGGGAATGGGCGGCTTCCCGAAGGATAAGTGGAGCGGCAACGATCAGTTGTGGTGGACGGGAGCCAAACCCGGCGATCGTCTGTCGCTGGAAGTTCCCGTCTCCAGCGACGGAACCTACGACCTGGAAATCGTGCTCACGAAAGCCCGCGACTACGGCGTTGTCAGTCTGTCGCTGGACGACAAAGTTCTGGACGCCGGCGTCGACTGCTTCAACAACCCGGACGTGATCACAACGGGAGTCCTGACCTACCGCGGCCTGGAACTGAAGAAAGGTGCGCACCGGCTGACTCTGGAAATCACCGGAGCCAACCCGCAGGCAGTGAAGGCCTACATGGCGGCGGTGGACTACGTGCGCGTTGTCGCTGCAGCTGCGGTGGAAGAGTAGAGCAAGTCGACAGACTGGGACCCGGCGGCAACTCCGTCCTTCCCGTCGTCGGCATTCCTGCGGTCATTGCGAGCCGCCGGTGATCGCCGCAGGTTCGGGTTCGATCGCCCAGCACGCGACGCGCTGATTGTTCGGATGGACAATCAGCGGCGGACGCCGCAGGTGGCACTGATGTTCAGCAATGCTGCAGCGCGTCACGAACGGGCATCCGATTGGCGGATGCATCGCGCTGGGAATCTCACCCTCCAGCATGAACTCTTCCCTGCGTTCCGCCGGGTCGTTGATGGGGTTGGATTTCAGCAGTGCCTGTGTGTAGGGATGCTTTGCGTCGCGATGAATGTCGTCGCACGCGAGTTCCTCAGCCACGGTTCCCAGGTACATCACCATCATGCGATCGCAAAAGTGTTCCACGACTTTCAGGTCGTGAGAGATGAACATGATGGTCAGGTGAAACTGCTCCCGCAGGTCCATCAGCAGATTCAGAATCTGCGCCTGCACGGACACATCCAGCGCGGAAACCGGTTCGTCGGCAATCAGGAATTCCGGCTTCACCGCCAGAGCCCGCGCAATGTTAAGCCGCTGCCGCTGACCGCCGGAAAACTCATGCGGGTAGTGATCCTTCGCGTCCTTCTGAAGCCGCACGGTTTCCAGAAGTTCCTCCACATAGCTTTGCGTCGCCGATCGCGACACGATGTCGTGAAAGCGAATCACTTCGCTCAGCATCTGCCCCGCCGTCATCCGCGGATTCAGGGACGAGTAGGGATCCTGAAAGACAAACTGCATCCGCCGCCTAATGGGCATCAGGTGGCGATGACTGAATCGTGTGATCTCGAAGCCGTCAAAACGAATCGACCCGCTGGTTGGTTCGATGAGCCGGATCATCATCTTGCCGAGCGTCGATTTGCCGCACCCGGATTCGCCGATGACGCCCAGAGTTTCTCCTTTTCAATCTGCAGGCTGACGCCGGACACGGCCTGAACCGTGTTCACAACTTTGTTCAGGACGCCTCCGTGGACCGGAAAGTGCTTCACCAGATCTCGAACTTCGATATACGACAAGAGAACGGTTTCCTTTTCTTCAGCGGAATGAACGACGACGCGGCGGCGAGTCAGCCGGTTGGCCGGCGGTCTTTGTGTACCGGAAAGTGACACCGAACCGTCCTGCGATCGGCGAGTCGTTCCAGCAGCGGCATTTCAGATTCGCAGCGGGCCTGGCACAGCGGGCAGCGGTCAGCAAAACGGCACGCCGCGGGCATGCTGGTCAGTGCCGGAACAAGTCCCGGAATCGTCGCCAGCCGCTGACCCTTCCTTCGGCCGCCGGAACGGGGAATGGAATCCAGTAGCGCCTTTGTATACGGGTGCGCCGGATTGTGGAACAGGTCCATCACGGGAGCCTGTTCCACGACCTGTCCGGCGTACATCACAACAACACGATCACACGTCTGGGCGACGACGCCCATGTCATGCGTAATCAGCATGACCGACGTACCGGTCCGCTGGCGAAGGTCGTTCATCAGCTTCAGAATCTGAGCCTGAATCGTGACATCCAGCGCGGTGGTGGGTTCGTCAGCAATCAGAATCTTCGGTTCACAGGCCAGCGCCATCGCGATCATCACGCGCTGCCTCATCCCGCCCGACAACTGATGCGGATAGTCGCGGTATCGATTCGCGGGCGACGGAATTTCGACCATGTCCAGCAGTTCCAGCACCCGCTCGCGCCGCTGCCGGCGGTTCAGCCGGGTGTGATAACGCAGAGCTTCATCAAGTTGCCAGCCAATCGTGAACACCGGGTTCAGCGCCGTCATCGGTTCCTGAAAAATCATCGCGATGCGGTTGCCTCTCAGGTCGCGCATCCGCCGGTCGCTGAGCCCAAGCAGGTTCTCGCCGTCCAGCAGCACCTGACTCTCCTGATCGTAGACCGTGACGTGTTCCGGAAGCAGGCGCATGACGGATTTGCACGTGACGGATTTCCCGCAACCGCTTTCTCCCACGATTCCCAGCGACTCACCGCGAAACAAATCGAAGGAAACATTGCTGACGGCGGTGATCAGTCCGCGATCGGTACGGAACCGCGTCGTCAGATTTCGCACAGATAGCGCAACGCCGCCGGAAGCCTGGTTCGCGTGTCGGGAATTGGCAATGCTGCCGGCGGAAGCTGAAGTCATTTCAAGAGTTCGCGAGACCAAAGGCCGGTGGACTGTGATGTCGGACAACTGTGACACACAGCGACTGTCCGGTTCTAAACATGCCGCGGGTCGAACACATCCTGCAGAGCGTCGGAAACGATGTTGAACGCCAGCACCAGAACCAGCATGAACACCGTCGCTGCGCCGATCTGCCAGAAGAAACCGTTGATCACTTCGTAGCCCGAATTGCTGATCATTGTTCCCCAGCTGGGAACGTTTTTCACACCCAGCCCCAGAAAGCTGAGAATGACTTCCGACTTAATCGCCCCGATGAACAGCAGAGAAAAATTGATCAGCATCAGGTAGGCGACATTGGGCAGCACGTGACGAAACAGGATCCGCAGCCGGCCGAATCCCATGACGGTTGCCGCCTGGACGTATTCCAGTTCGCGGATCTTCAAAGTCTCACCGCGAATCACGCGGCACGGTCCGATCCAGAACGTCGCGATAAACGCCACATACACCGGAAACAGGGTGTCTCCAATCAGCCTGCCGCCCATCCAGTCGGAGAACCGTTCGCTCGTCCACCGGTTCAGACGGTCGTCAATCGCAGTACCGGAAAACACGTGAGCCAGCAGGATCAGCAGCACCAGATTCGGTATGGAAGCCAGTGTGGTGTACAGCCAGGTGACAAGCCCATCGACCCATCCGCCCCAGAGTCCTGCGGCCATTCCCAGCACTGTTCCGATCGCGACCGAAGCCAGTCCCGTGACCGCACCGACCATCACAGCAATCTGAATCGCATAGACCGCTCGAAAGAAGATCGATCGTCCCTGGCGATCGGTGCCCAGCAGCAGCGCCGCTGACTGCCGGAACGCATCGAGCGACTCCAGCGGTTCGTACAGGCGATCGACTTCCGACTCCAGCGCCTGAATTTCGGCAGTCAGTGACTCATCCGAAAACTGTTCGTCACCCAGCTTCCGATCCAGTGCATCCAGTACCGCGAAACTCCGTTCCGTTCTTTGCGTGAATTCCGCCACTGAAAGTTCCGCGGGACGACGGTACCCCACGCGTTGAAGATCCTGGATTGCCTTTTGAGGGTCGGGTTTCTTCAGGGCGCTGTCGATGTATTGAATCCACCACTCGGCTTTCATCAACCGATCTTCCGCGGGCGGCGTGATGTAAAACCCCGGCACATGCATCGGGCCGAACCTTGCCGTTGCCGCTTCTTCGTTCACCGGCCAGCCGATCAGCAACAGCACCGCCACTGCGAAGTAAACAAGAATCACGAATAGCGATGCCACGGCCAGCTTGTGTCGCAGAAAACGCCGCTGAAACCGCCGATATGCGGACTCCCGCGTCATGACAACCTCACACGGGGGTCCACAAGTGCGTAAAGAACATCGGTCAGCACATTGCTGGCGATGTAGATCCCGGCAAAGATCGCGGTAAACGCCTGAATCACGGGAAAATCATTGTGTTCCACTGCCAGAATCAGACGCAGTCCCATGCCCGGGATTCCGAAATAGGTTTCCAGCAGAAAGCTGCCGGTGATAAGAAACGGCAGCGTGATGACCACTCGCGTGATGATCGGAATCATCGCGTTCTTCAGCATGTGAACAAACATCAGCCGAAGACGCCCGACACCCTTGGCCACCGCCGTGGTGATGTAGTCGCGCCCCGTTTCTTCAACCATGACAGCCCGATAGAAGCGAGTGTCATAGCCCATCGCCACGACCACATTGATCAGCACGGGAAGCAGGCAGTATTGAGGCCAGACGCGAAACAGATAATCGGAAACGGTCGTGTCCCTGTTGACATCGTAGCCGTGGATGGCGAATACCTCCCGTCCCATGATCCGCTTCAGTTCGAAGGCTCCGAAATACTGACCCAGAATTACATAGGCCAGAAAACTGATGCTCATCCCGAACACCGCAGTCACCATCAGCGTGCGGTCGGGCCAGCGACCGCGATACCAGGCGGACAGGATCGCCACCGATATCGACAGCAGCGTTGTGATGACCAGAGCCGGCAGGGTGATGGCCAGACTGGGACCGACAGCGTCACGAAGCAGTTCGCCGACTTCAAATCCCGGGTAATCCCAGCTCTCTTCATCGAATGACAGCGTCACCACGCGCCCGACAAACAGGGCGTATTGAACGATAAACGGTCTGTCCAGGCCCATGGCCTTCCGCTTGTCGTGAATCTCTTCCTGTGAGGCGTTCTTGCCCAGGTACTGATAGACGGGGTCATTGACGCGCAGCGCCAGCATGACAAGCAGAATGATCCCCAGATACACGGGGATATTGTACAGAATCCGTCGGAATACATAGGCCCACATGGAGCTGCTTTCGACGAGTGGTCAGGGCTTTAGAACAATATGGCTTCGCGGAACACAGGCGGACACACGGATCACCGCAGGGATTCGTCGATGTCCAGATACTTGTACCAGTTGTCAAACACTTCCACGGGTTTCATATTCTTCAGATGTGGGCGCACCACGTAGAACCGGGTTCTGGCCATGGACCCGGCACAGGGACAGTCTTCCAGAACCATGTCCCGCATCCTGCGGCAGATTTCTGTTCGTTCTTCTGACGGCGACATGCTGAGAATCTGTTCGTACAACCTGTCATAGTCAGGATTCTGGTAATTGAAATGATTGCTGCCCGGTGATTCATAGGGCCCGTAGAACAGCGCCAGATTGTTTTCCGCGTCCGGATAGTCGGATCCCCAGGCGAACGAAAAAAAAGGTGCCTGTTTGCGGTCGACGGTCTGCATCAGCGTGGAAAAGTCCACCAGGTGTTCGCGAATGCGGATATTGACCCTGGACAGTTGCTTTTTCAGCATTTCCGTCTGTTCCGCATAATTGCGACCGCGTGCGACGTAGTAGTCAATCACCGGCAGACCCCTGCCGTTCGGATAACCGGCCTCTTCCAGTAATTCCCGCACGCGTTCCAGGTCAGGTCCTCGAAATGAAACCGGGGCAGCACCATTCGGCGGGTGTCCGGCCATTCCCGGCGGAATCGGACCGTCATAGACGACATTCAGACCGTTGTAGAATGACTGGTTGACTTCATCCCAGTCCTGAGCCAGGCAGATGGCCTGGCGCAGAGCCTTCTTTTGCGGGGTGTAGCCTCCCAGCAGTTCGTCGTCCATATTGAAGCCCTTGAAGATGAAGTCCAGCAGTCTCACCTTGTAGCCGGTGATGCCGCTGTCCTTCATGGATCGGCGCAGTTCGTGAGTGCGCGGATTGAAGGCTTCTGGATAGTTCTCGGCCGGCACCTGGCTATAGTCGAGACCGCCGCTGCGAAAGACCAGCCAGCCGGGCTGGTCCTGAACAAAGAAGATTACGTGAATTTCATCCAGAAACGGCAGCCGCCGCCCGGCCGCCTGAGTTCGCCCGGCCGCGACATCTTCGGGCATATGTTCCAGCGGATAAAAGCACTGGTGGTAATTCGGGTTTCGGCGATACGTAATGCTGACACCAACCTTCCAGTCACCGTCCTTCATCAGGTAGGGACCTGTTCCCACGGGATGCCGTACGAATTTTTCGCCATAGAACTCCACGGCTTCACGCGGGACGATGGCTGTCTGGAACATCGCCAGAGTCCACAGAAAGCGGCTGACAGGCCGAATTAGTTCGACTTCAAAATGATGGTCATCTATGATTCTCATGCCGGTAACGGGAGCGTTGTAGTCAAACCTGTCTGCTTCGTTCTGAATGTCGCGGTACTCGTCGAACCCCAGGATCGTGTTTTCCATCAGCCACCACGACTTGGATTCCGTGTTCCTGTCGGCGATTCGCTTCCAGGAATAAAACACGTCGGACGCTATCAGTTCGCGGCCGATTCCGTCGGGAAAGCACGGGTCATCCTGAAACCGGATTCCCTTTTTCAGCGTGAAGCGGTACGTGATGTTGTCGTCCGTTTGAGGCATCTCCTGCAGCAGCAGCGGTTCCAGCTCAAAGGGTCGCACCAGATACTTGTATTGCAGCAGCGGTTCGTAGACCTGACTGATGCAGCGGTTTTCATAGACGCTGGAGCCGCGTACGGGATCGAAGGTCTTCGGGCCGTCCGACCGCAGCGGAAACCGGCCGACCTTCAGAGTGCCGGAATCCAGCCGCTGCTGATAGGCGTCACGAAACGCCAGCTCGTCGGCTTCTGTCCACCTGCGATCCGCTGTTTCAACGGTGGTGATATCGGATGCCGGTGCCACAGGCTCCGATTCGGCAGCCGTGATGAACGTAGCCGATGTGCACAGCACGCACGCCCGGACGATTGCCGAAAACAACAGGCCACAGTTGCGATGCAAACAGCGAATCATGACCACCCTGGAACGCTTTCACAGGTGATGAAACTGATACCGTCCGCGAAAGGTAGGCCCCATGCACCGCAGCACGCAAGGTCATCTGACGAGTCGCCGTCCGTGCGGACCGTCAGACACGCAGCGCCCTGGCTTCGAAACGGCATCACGTTTCGGACAACAGACGGGAACGATCGGGTCACGTGCGCAGAGGCTCACGCTGAAGCGCCGCGGGGGGTTGCCCAGTGGTCGTCGCGATATGTGCGACGCACCAGTGCGCTGGCTTCGTCGTCACCGGAAATCTGTTCGTTCGTACTGTCGAACTGCAGCACGCGACCGGTCCGCGCGGCGATGTTGGCCAGGTGAACGACGGTTGCCGCCAGGTGTCCGGCCTGAATGTCCGCGTGCAGCGGCGCGTCGCCGCGAATGGCGTCCAGGAAGTTGTTGTGGTGAGCGACCAGGTCAGCCGCCCCGCTGCGTTCGGCGATGAGCTGATTTTTCGGCCCATACAGCCGCCAGCCGACGGTGTGTCCGCAGATCAGCATTCCGTTTGTCCCGTACCAGGCCGCTCCGTTTTCGTAGCCTTCCTGAACGTAGGGGCTCCAGATGCGCTGCTCGAACACAAATTGCCTGCGCTTGCCGTCCGCGCCGGGGGCGTATTCGAAGACCGCGTACTGCGTATCGGGAAACTGCTGATCGTCGTCGAAGAAATACTTGCCGCCGAAACATGCCACACGTTCCGGATGCTGTTGCACGGCCAGTCCCCACAGCGCGACGTCGATGTCGTGGACGCCGTCATTGCCGATGTCGCCGCAACCGAAGTCGTACCACCACCGCCACACGCTGTGCAGCAGGTTCTTCTGGTACGGAACCATCTTCGCCGGTCCGACCCAGGTGTCGAAATCGAGTTCCTCAGGAACCGCCGAAGGCTGCACATGTCCGATGGAACCGCGGCGCTGGCTGTTCCATGCCTTGGCGACCAGGACCTCGCCGATCTGGCCTTCGTGAACCCGCTGAATCGCTTCACGCACGCAATCGGTGCTTCGACTTTGCGTGCCGACCTGCAGCAGCCGACCGGTGCGTGCCACGGCGTCGGTCATCAGGCGACCTTCGCGAATGTTGTGACAACAGGGTTTCTCCACGTACACATGCTTGCCGGCATCCAGCGCCAGGATCGACGCGGGACCGTGCCAGTGATCCGGCGTCGCAATGAAGACCGCATCGACGCGTTTGTCGTCCAGCACGTGCCGGAGATCGCCGGATGATTGCGGACGCTTCCCGGTGGTGTCCTGAACATGAGCGGCCGCTTTTTCCAGCCGGTTCCGATCCACGTCGCAGACCCACGCGATTTCGACATCGTCGCGGCCCGCCAGATTCTTCAGATGCGATGTTCCCATTCCGCCGGGTCCAATGATGCCGACGGTCACTCGATCCGACTGCGCCGCTCGCGCGATGCCGCCGGAGGTTGCCGCTGCCAGCATGCCGACACCAACCTGACCAGGAAACTTCCGACGCGGTGATGCCATGAGGTTGCGCCCGTGACTGAGTCCGATGGGATGATTGCGGTTGAAAACACAATCGGCCCATGCGGATTTCCCTGCGGCTCGCGGATGAATGAGATCTCGGCTGTCGCACGCCTCAGCACGTTTCACCGGCTGGCCGCCGCGGTGAGTTTCCGGCAATTGGCCCGGCAGACTCCCTCGTTCCGCGGCAAAGCACGCTGACATCGGGATGACATATTCCGACCGGCTCTGCTACGGGGTTGCGAAACTTCGCGCCGTCAGCGGACGATCGCGGCCTTCGACCAGGACGATTTCCTGATCGGCCGCCAGGTTCTCGAATCGCTGCACGCGACCGCTTTGCCAGGTAACGACAAGTTCATCGGCCACGGGTGATCGCCCAAGCCCGAACCACAGCCTGCGTTCGTTCGAAACCAGATAGCCGCCGGAAGCCGCCAGTTGTCGCATCAGTGTTCGGTTTCCGGCGCGCACTGTGGCGACAGTGCCAAAGGCATCGCGGTTTGACTGAGTACCGATCAGCCGGATAACCAGCCGATGATTTTGCGCCGGCGTCTGATTGCTGAGCAGCGTCAGCGGGGAATGAATGTAGGAAACACAGAAGTCCTGCCGGCCGTCGCGGTTCCAGTCCAGTTCTGCAAGTCCGCGACCCAGCCCGCGAAAGTGAAAGAAGGGACCAAGTGTTTCGGCGGAAACTTCCGCGAACGTCCCGTCACCCAGATTGGCCAGAACCTGACTCGGCATCAGGTCGCGTTCGTCATCCGCTCCGTCCGGCGGAGGAGGAATGACGTGGCCGTTGGTGGCAACCAGATCTTCCCAGCCGTCGTTGTCTACATCGATGAAC
Above is a genomic segment from Planctomycetaceae bacterium containing:
- a CDS encoding ABC transporter ATP-binding protein is translated as MTSASAGSIANSRHANQASGGVALSVRNLTTRFRTDRGLITAVSNVSFDLFRGESLGIVGESGCGKSVTCKSVMRLLPEHVTVYDQESQVLLDGENLLGLSDRRMRDLRGNRIAMIFQEPMTALNPVFTIGWQLDEALRYHTRLNRRQRRERVLELLDMVEIPSPANRYRDYPHQLSGGMRQRVMIAMALACEPKILIADEPTTALDVTIQAQILKLMNDLRQRTGTSVMLITHDMGVVAQTCDRVVVMYAGQVVEQAPVMDLFHNPAHPYTKALLDSIPRSGGRRKGQRLATIPGLVPALTSMPAACRFADRCPLCQARCESEMPLLERLADRRTVRCHFPVHKDRRPTG
- a CDS encoding Gfo/Idh/MocA family oxidoreductase, whose product is MASPRRKFPGQVGVGMLAAATSGGIARAAQSDRVTVGIIGPGGMGTSHLKNLAGRDDVEIAWVCDVDRNRLEKAAAHVQDTTGKRPQSSGDLRHVLDDKRVDAVFIATPDHWHGPASILALDAGKHVYVEKPCCHNIREGRLMTDAVARTGRLLQVGTQSRSTDCVREAIQRVHEGQIGEVLVAKAWNSQRRGSIGHVQPSAVPEELDFDTWVGPAKMVPYQKNLLHSVWRWWYDFGCGDIGNDGVHDIDVALWGLAVQQHPERVACFGGKYFFDDDQQFPDTQYAVFEYAPGADGKRRQFVFEQRIWSPYVQEGYENGAAWYGTNGMLICGHTVGWRLYGPKNQLIAERSGAADLVAHHNNFLDAIRGDAPLHADIQAGHLAATVVHLANIAARTGRVLQFDSTNEQISGDDEASALVRRTYRDDHWATPRGASA
- a CDS encoding c-type cytochrome codes for the protein MPKRLLAHAEDADDHNLPLMYWYAIEPLVPADPPRAMELAQKSKIPLVTRYIIRRASESDATISPVVELLGKTPTPDMQQLVMDEMLASFEGRVGIPMPQAWNTAYDKLAKSDQQTIRDKADQLAILFGDQRVFPRMRDLLADSSQDVERRQQALNVLVRGQDKASASVLLSDAVLNNETLRSSAVKALSTLGNERVSETLLNRYSDFDEETRKDVISTLVSRPAWTTDLLNAIGTGHVPSADLHAYHVRQILSFNNSGINDLLKQHWGEIRESSADRQQLIADWTAKLTPDVIQSAHLGNGRRLFNKTCQNCHRLFGEGGEIGPDITGSNRANLDYILHNVLDPSAVIGRDYRMTVLVLDDGRVVSGLVKQESDSAVTIQTINDKVVVPLKDIEEKFLSDVSMMPDRQLDAMTFAEARDLIAYLGSETQVAMSGPPSPIEKATGKVPGAIEGEGMKIIEKTAGSAASQGMGGFPKDKWSGNDQLWWTGAKPGDRLSLEVPVSSDGTYDLEIVLTKARDYGVVSLSLDDKVLDAGVDCFNNPDVITTGVLTYRGLELKKGAHRLTLEITGANPQAVKAYMAAVDYVRVVAAAAVEE
- a CDS encoding ABC transporter substrate-binding protein; the encoded protein is MAPASDITTVETADRRWTEADELAFRDAYQQRLDSGTLKVGRFPLRSDGPKTFDPVRGSSVYENRCISQVYEPLLQYKYLVRPFELEPLLLQEMPQTDDNITYRFTLKKGIRFQDDPCFPDGIGRELIASDVFYSWKRIADRNTESKSWWLMENTILGFDEYRDIQNEADRFDYNAPVTGMRIIDDHHFEVELIRPVSRFLWTLAMFQTAIVPREAVEFYGEKFVRHPVGTGPYLMKDGDWKVGVSITYRRNPNYHQCFYPLEHMPEDVAAGRTQAAGRRLPFLDEIHVIFFVQDQPGWLVFRSGGLDYSQVPAENYPEAFNPRTHELRRSMKDSGITGYKVRLLDFIFKGFNMDDELLGGYTPQKKALRQAICLAQDWDEVNQSFYNGLNVVYDGPIPPGMAGHPPNGAAPVSFRGPDLERVRELLEEAGYPNGRGLPVIDYYVARGRNYAEQTEMLKKQLSRVNIRIREHLVDFSTLMQTVDRKQAPFFSFAWGSDYPDAENNLALFYGPYESPGSNHFNYQNPDYDRLYEQILSMSPSEERTEICRRMRDMVLEDCPCAGSMARTRFYVVRPHLKNMKPVEVFDNWYKYLDIDESLR
- a CDS encoding ABC transporter permease; translation: MTRESAYRRFQRRFLRHKLAVASLFVILVYFAVAVLLLIGWPVNEEAATARFGPMHVPGFYITPPAEDRLMKAEWWIQYIDSALKKPDPQKAIQDLQRVGYRRPAELSVAEFTQRTERSFAVLDALDRKLGDEQFSDESLTAEIQALESEVDRLYEPLESLDAFRQSAALLLGTDRQGRSIFFRAVYAIQIAVMVGAVTGLASVAIGTVLGMAAGLWGGWVDGLVTWLYTTLASIPNLVLLILLAHVFSGTAIDDRLNRWTSERFSDWMGGRLIGDTLFPVYVAFIATFWIGPCRVIRGETLKIRELEYVQAATVMGFGRLRILFRHVLPNVAYLMLINFSLLFIGAIKSEVILSFLGLGVKNVPSWGTMISNSGYEVINGFFWQIGAATVFMLVLVLAFNIVSDALQDVFDPRHV
- a CDS encoding ATP-binding cassette domain-containing protein, whose product is MMIRLIEPTSGSIRFDGFEITRFSHRHLMPIRRRMQFVFQDPYSSLNPRMTAGQMLSEVIRFHDIVSRSATQSYVEELLETVRLQKDAKDHYPHEFSGGQRQRLNIARALAVKPEFLIADEPVSALDVSVQAQILNLLMDLREQFHLTIMFISHDLKVVEHFCDRMMVMYLGTVAEELACDDIHRDAKHPYTQALLKSNPINDPAERREEFMLEGEIPSAMHPPIGCPFVTRCSIAEHQCHLRRPPLIVHPNNQRVACWAIEPEPAAITGGSQ
- a CDS encoding ABC transporter permease, giving the protein MWAYVFRRILYNIPVYLGIILLVMLALRVNDPVYQYLGKNASQEEIHDKRKAMGLDRPFIVQYALFVGRVVTLSFDEESWDYPGFEVGELLRDAVGPSLAITLPALVITTLLSISVAILSAWYRGRWPDRTLMVTAVFGMSISFLAYVILGQYFGAFELKRIMGREVFAIHGYDVNRDTTVSDYLFRVWPQYCLLPVLINVVVAMGYDTRFYRAVMVEETGRDYITTAVAKGVGRLRLMFVHMLKNAMIPIITRVVITLPFLITGSFLLETYFGIPGMGLRLILAVEHNDFPVIQAFTAIFAGIYIASNVLTDVLYALVDPRVRLS